The following proteins are co-located in the Phragmites australis chromosome 10, lpPhrAust1.1, whole genome shotgun sequence genome:
- the LOC133930888 gene encoding hexose carrier protein HEX6 → MAVGVIAVDGGQERRYGGRITAFVVLSCMTAGMGGVIFGYDIGIAGGVSSMEPFLRKFFPDVDRRMRDDTRVSNYCKFDSQLLTAFTSSLYVAGLLTTFLASRVTAGRGRRASMVLGGAAFLAGAAVGGAAVDIYMVILGRVLLGVGLGFANQAVPLYLSEMAPARYRGAFSNGFQLSVGIGALAANVINFGTEKIRGGWGWRVSLALAAVPAGLLTLGALFLPETPNSLVQQGRDRRDVARLLQKIRGADVDVGDELDDIVAANGAVADSGGDGLRMIITQRRYRPQLVMAVMIPFFQQVTGINAIAFYAPVLLRTIGMGESASLLSAVVTGVVGVGSTFASMLAVDRFGRRTLFLVGGVQMLASQVLIGAIMAAELRDDGGGVSKAWAGLLILLIAVYVAGFGWSWGPLGWLVPSEIFPLEVRAAGQSVTVAVSFAFTVFVAQAFLSMLCHMKAGIFFFFAAWLAVMTAFVYLLLPETKGLPIEQVARVWREHWFWSRVVGPDPDEARAGVKL, encoded by the exons ATGGCGGTCGGCGTCATCGCCGTTGACGGCGGCCAGGAGCGCCGCTATGGCGGAAGGATCACCGCCTTCGTCGTGCTGTCGTGCATGACCGCCGGCATGGGCGGCGTCATCTTCGGCTACGACATAGGAATTGCAG GCGGCGTGTCGTCGATGGAGCCGTTCCTGCGGAAGTTCTTCCCCGACGTGGACCGGCGGATGAGGGACGACACGCGCGTGAGCAACTACTGCAAGTTCGACAGCCAGCTGCTCACGGCCTTCACCTCCTCGCTCTACGTCGCCGGCCTCCTCACCACCTTCCTTGCGTCGCGCGTCACGGCcgggcgcggccgccgcgcgtcCATGGTCCTCGGCGGTGCCGCTTTCCTGGCCGGCGCGGCCGTCGGCGGCGCGGCGGTAGACATCTACATGGTCATCCTGGGGAGGgtgctcctcggcgtcggcctCGGGTTCGCCAACCAGGCCGTGCCCCTGTACCTGTCCGAGATGGCGCCGGCGAGGTACCGCGGCGCGTTCAGCAACGGGTTCCAGCTGAGCGTCGGGATTGGCGCACTCGCGGCAAACGTGATCAACTTCGGCACGGAGAAGATCAGGGGCGGCTGGGGGTGGCGCGTCTCGCTGGCGCTTGCCGCCGTGCCCGCCGGGCTCCTCACCCTTGGCGCGCTCTTCCTCCCGGAGACGCCCAACAGCCTCGTGCAGCAAGGCAGAGACCGCCGAGACGTGGCGCGGCTGCTGCAAAAGATCCGCGGCGCCGACGTCGACGTCGGCGACGAGCTGGATGACATCGTCGCGGCCAACGGCGCTGTGGCGGATTCCGGCGGCGACGGCCTGCGGATGATCATTACCCAGCGACGGTACAGGCCGCAGCTGGTCATGGCCGTGATGATACCGTTCTTCCAGCAGGTGACCGGGATCAACGCGATCGCGTTCTACGCGCCGGTGCTGCTGCGCACCATCGGCATGGGCGAGAGCGCGTCGCTGCTGTCCGCAGTGGTGACTGGAGTCGTCGGCGTGGGCTCGACGTTCGCGTCCATGCTCGCAGTGGACCGCTTCGGTCGCCGCACGCTCTTCCTGGTAGGCGGCGTGCAGATGCTGGCGTCGCAGGTGCTGATCGGCGCCATCATGGCCGCGGAGCTgcgcgacgacggcggcggcgtgagCAAGGCGTGGGCGGGGTTGCTGATCCTCCTGATCGCCGTGTACGTGGCCGGGTTCGGGTGGTCGTGGGGGCCCCTGGGGTGGCTGGTGCCCAGCGAGATCTTCCCGCTGGAGGTGCGCGCGGCGGGGCAGAGCGTGACGGTGGCGGTGAGCTTCGCGTTCACCGTGTTCGTGGCGCAGGCATTCCTGTCGATGCTGTGCCACATGAAGGCcggcatcttcttcttcttcgccgcGTGGCTCGCCGTCATGACGGCGTTCGTGTACCTCCTCCTGCCGGAGACGAAGGGGTTGCCCATCGAGCAGGTCGCCCGGGTGTGGCGCGAGCACTGGTTCTGGAGCAGGGTCGTCGGGCCCGATCCTGACGAGGCGCGCGCGGGCGTGAAACTCTGA
- the LOC133930891 gene encoding U-box domain-containing protein 35-like, with translation MEEIEEAWGEAAEMEAPLFSTVAVAVNGSRSSRHALKWALDKFVPEGRVLFRILHVRPPITMVPTPMGNFIPISQVREDVASAYRKEAEWQASNMLLPFKKMCAQRKVEAEAVLLETDDVAAAISEEIAKFNICKLVLGSSSKNIFRRKLKGSKTATKISESIPSFCTAYVVSKGKLSFVHSATSDNAQTPESISSSAVSSPSSRSLSSSVPPEWGDTYETPSVSFHQPSLPLQRDQALAIINKLSNRRASPSGSIGSEIAYNDDPGLTSSHSIASETQFSSSSSGNSIYKSLQRDHLPENSDQASVSDISTNVKHSHDQDDLRLQIERLRIKLQHLHKLHEFAQHESFDTTQILHKLGIQQIEDEVKLKEIELTEGKVRRLVKEQEREEHKAAREAEFKQRYDETEETQSYNDQEANENETGKKIIGHCFDEYNRYTWEEIQASTSSFSADLMIGKGSYGTVYKAKFHHTVAAVKVLNSPEGCGTQQLQQELDVLGKIRHPHLLMMLGACPEHGCLVYEYMENGSLDDMLKRRNNTPPLTWFDRFRIAWEVATALMFLHSSKPEPIIHRDLKPANILLDRNLVSKIGDVGLSTLLPSMGQYLSTMIKNTAPVGTFCYIDPEYQRTGVLSMKSDVYALGIVILQLLTARSPMGLAHVVETALEDGYFVNILDATAGQWPLNETQELAALALMCSEMRRRDRPDLNEHVLPTLERLKDVAAKAREAALQGHAAPSHFICPILQEVMVDPYVASDGYTYDLKAIEMWLSMNDKSPMTNLRLPNKSLIPNHSLRSAIMDWRSKSK, from the exons ATGGAAGAGATCGAGGAAGCCTGGGGCGAGGCGGCGGAGATGGAGGCTCCCCTCTTCAgcacggtggcggtggcggtgaacgggagcaggagcagcaggcaCGCGCTCAAGTGGGCCCTCGACAAGTTCGTGCCCGAAGGGAGGGTCCTCTTCCGGATCCTGCACGTCCGGCCGCCGATCACCATGGTGCCCACCCCAA TGGGCAATTTTATTCCAATCTCTCAAGTTCGAGAAGACGTAGCATCTGCATACAGGAAAGAAGCAGAATGGCAAGCTAGTAATATGTTACTTCCTTTCAAGAAGATGTGTGCTCAGAGAAAG GTAGAAGCTGAAGCTGTTTTACTTGAAACAGATGATGTGGCTGCTGCGATAAGCGAAGAAATAgcaaaattcaatatttgcaagtTAGTTTTAGGTTCTTCATCAAAAAATATATTCCGAAG GAAACTCAAAGGAAGTAAGACCGCAACCAAAATCTCCGAGTCCATTCCAAGCTTCTGTACCGCATACGTTGTTTCAAAAGGCAAACTATCATTCGTGCACTCAGCTACATCTGACAACGCTCAAACACCTGAATCTATATCTTCTTCAGCTGTTTCTTCTCCTAGCTCTAGAAGCCTTTCCTCCAGTGTGCCTCCAG AATGGGGAGACACATATGAAACACCAAGTGTATCGTTCCACCAGCCTTCCTTGCCATTGCAGCGTGACCAAGCACTGGCAATCATAAACAAGTTGTCCAACAGGAGAGCTAGCCCTTCAGGCAGTATTGGGAGTGAGATCGCTTATAATGATGATCCGGGCCTGACAAGTTCACACTCGATCGCTTCAGAGACGCAGTTCAGCAGTAGCAGCAGTGGAAATTCTATCTACAAGAGCCTCCAAAGAGATCATTTGCCTGAGAACTCTGATCAGGCATCAGTTTCAGATATTTCGACAAATGTAAAACATTCTCATGACCAG GATGATTTAAGGCTTCAGATTGAAAGGTTGAGGATCAAACTACAACATCTTCATAAGCTTCATGAGTTTGCTCAGCACGAATCATTTGACACCACTCAAATA TTACATAAGTTGGGCATTCAACAAATTGAGGATGAAGTCAAACTTAAAGAAATTGAACTAACAGAGGGCAAGGTAAGGAGATTGGTAAAAGAACAGGAGAGAGAAGAACACAAAGCAGCGAGAGAAGCTGAATTTAAGCAACGCTATGATGAAACAGAAGAAACACAGAGTTATAATGACCAAGAAGCTAATGAGAACGAGACGGGAAAGAAGATTATTGGACACTGTTTTGATGAGTACAATCGGTATACATGGGAGGAGATTCAGGCATCAACTTCATCATTCTCTGCTGATCTAATGATTGGTAAGGGGTCATATGGCACAGTTTACAAGGCCAAGTTTCACCATACAGTTGCAGCAGTCAAAGTTTTGAACTCCCCTGAAGGATGTGGAACTCAGCAATTACAGCAGGAG CTTGATGTCCTTGGTAAAATACGGCACCCTCACCTGCTGATGATGCTTGGCGCATGCCCTGAACATGGTTGTCTGGTCTACGAGTACATGGAAAATGGTAGCCTGGATGACATGTTGAAGCGCAGAAACAATACGCCACCGTTGACCTGGTTTGACCGTTTCAGGATAGCATGGGAGGTGGCCACTGCTCTGATGTTTCTTCACAGCTCCAAACCAGAGCCTATCATTCACCGTGATCTGAAGCCAGCGAACATACTACTAGATAGGAACTTGGTTAGTAAGATAGGTGATGTGGGCCTATCAACTTTGCTTCCCAGCATGGGTCAGTACCTGTCtacaatgatcaagaacactgcTCCTGTGGGCACTTTCTGCTACATCGACCCGGAATACCAAAGGACTGGTGTGCTATCGATGAAGTCTGATGTTTATGCGCTAGGCATTGTGATCCTGCAATTGCTGACAGCAAGATCGCCGATGGGCCTTGCGCATGTTGTGGAGACTGCACTGGAAGATGGCTACTTTGTCAACATTCTGGATGCAACTGCTGGGCAGTGGCCTTTGAATGAGACACAAGAATTGGCTGCCCTAGCCCTCATGTGCTCTGAAATGAGGCGCAGAGACCGGCCTGACTTGAACGAGCATGTTCTTCCGACGCTGGAGCGACTGAAGGATGTTGCAGCCAAGGCCAGGGAAGCTGCTCTTCAGGGCCATGCAGCACCAAGTCATTTCATTTGCCCCATACTTCAG GAAGTGATGGTCGATCCATATGTTGCATCAGACGGGTACACCTATGATctcaaggcaattgagatgtGGCTAAGTATGAACGACAAGTCCCCGATGACGAACCTGCGTTTACCGAACAAGAGCCTGATACCAAATCACTCGCTTCGTTCTGCAATCATGGACTGGAGGTCGAAAAGCAAGTGA
- the LOC133930892 gene encoding homeobox-leucine zipper protein HOX2-like, with the protein MMPQSLDLGLSLGLTSQGSLSSSTTAGSSGLFSPWAAALNSVVGDVRREAQQQQALDPDQGMRASTSPDSAAALSSGDSVKRERELERTGSGGLRAAGSDEEDGADGAGGRKKLRLSKDQAAVLEECFKTHSTLNPKQKVALANRLGLRPRQVEVWFQNRRARTKLKQTEVDCEYLKRWCERLADENKRLEKELADLRALKAAPSLAVPSPAATLTMCPSCRRVATAGANQQQCHPKSNVPVATAAAVAAGNVLPSHCQFFPAAVDRTNQSTWNAAAPPVTRELF; encoded by the exons ATGATGCCTCAGAGCCTGGATCTTGGCCTCAGCCTCGGGCTCACCTCGCAGGGCAGCCTGTCGTCGTCCACCACCGCCGGCTCCTCCGGCCTGTTCTCCCCCTGGGCCGCCGCGCTCAACTCCGTCG TGGGGGACGTGAGGCGGgaggcgcagcagcagcaggcgctGGATCCGGACCAGGGGATGAGGGCGTCCACGTCGCCGGACAGCGCCGCGGCGCTCTCGAGCGGCGACAGCGtcaagagggagagggagctagagAGGACGGGCTCCGGCGGCTTGCGTGCCGCCGGCAGCGATGAGGAGGACGGCGcggacggcgccggcggccgcaAGAAGCTGCGGCTGTCCAAGGACCAGGCTGCCGTGCTCGAGGAGTGCTTCAAGACGCACAGCACGCTCAACCCC AAGCAGAAGGTGGCGCTGGCGAACCGGCTGGGGCTGCGGCCGCGGCAGGTGGAGGTGTGGTTCCAGAACCGCCGCGCCCGGACCAAGCTCAAGCAGACGGAGGTCGACTGCGAGTACCTCAAGCGCTGGTGCGAGCGCCTCGCCGACGAGAACAAGCGCCTCGAGAAGGAGCTTGCCGACCTCAGGGCGCTCAAGGCCGCGCCATCGCTCGCGGTGCCCTCCCCCGCCGCCACGCTCACAATGTGCCCGTCCTGCCGCCGCGTCGCCACCGCGGGGGCTAACCAGCAGCAATGCCACCCAAAATCTAACGTCCCCGTCGCGAccgcggccgccgtcgccgccggcaaTGTGCTGCCCAGCCACTGCCAGTTCTTCCCGGCCGCCGTTGACCGGACAAATCAGAGCACGTGGaacgccgccgcgccgccggtcACCAGAGAGCTCTTCTAA